GGCTCCTGCCGCCGCCCGCCTGCCGGCTCCCGCTACCCGGTGTTGCGGAGCCCCGCCGCCACTCCGCTGATGGTCACCAGGATGCCGAAGCGGTCCTCCTCGCCGGGGCTTGCCCGGCGGCGGCGCAGGAACAACACCTGAAGGTAGCTGAGCGCGTCCACGTAGGGGTTTCTCAGCCGGATGGACTCCTGCAGCGCCGGC
This portion of the Bacillota bacterium genome encodes:
- a CDS encoding phosphoenolpyruvate carboxylase — encoded protein: MDALSYLQVLFLRRRRASPGEEDRFGILVTISGVAAGLRNTG